The Pseudomonas fragi DNA window CCCGACCAGGGTCAGGTACGCGGTAAAACCGATCACCGAGCCCGGTATCACCAGGTACAGCAGCGAACCGATATAGCGCGTGTTCCATTCCATATCGAACGGGATACCCCTGAGTGCGCAGTACACCGCCAGCATGCCAGCCCCATAAAGCATGCCCCAGGCGTTGGTGGTCAGCGGCTTGAGCCCGGCTTTCTGTTGCAGGCTCGACAGCATGTTGCCCGCCGAAAAACACAGGGTGCCGATCAACGCCAGCCCCAGCCCGAGGGCAATATGCGGCGTGGCGGCATGCCCGCTCAATTCCGGCCAGAACAACAGGCCCAACCCGAACATCCCCAACGCACCACCCGCAATCACGTTGCGGGCGATTTTCTGCTTGAAGAAAATCCGCGCATTCAGCGCGTTCCACAACGTGGCAGTCGAAAACACCACCGCGATCAGCCCCGTGGTGACCCACTGGCTGGCGGTCAAAAAGCACATAAAGTTGACGCAAAACAGGCACAACCCCTGGGCCAGGCAAATCAGATGTCCGCGCCGGTTCATCACCTGCAGCTTGCGGCTGAGCAACAGCACGGCAAACAGCACCAGCGCCGCCAGGCCGAAGCGGTAAACGATGGACACAGGAATCGCCACCACTCCCAATTGCAGTTTCAGGGCAATCCAGGTGGTGCCCCAGATCAAGACAGTCATCACATACAAGAACAGGTTCATGGCGCACTCCAGACAATGGCTTTCAGTCTGGGCCTGCGGCGGTGCGCGCACTTGCAGATTCTTGCGCTTTTGTTGGCCCGGGGCTGGCAGCCGCAGTGCGACGGAGTAGGATGCGAACATGCCCGCATTCGATACCCTGCAAGTCTTCCAGTCCATGAACAGCTCGCCCAATGCCCGTCTGGAGCACAGTGCCGAACTGGGTGAAGGCATGGCTGCTGCTTTGTGGACCAACCACCACGATGCGCGTGAATATGAAGCGCCGACGCACCACACCTTGTCGTGCTATATCTCCGGCGGCACCGGTACTTTCAGGCGTGAGCAACCGGGCGCCAAGGGCTCACCGGGCAAGCTCTGCGTGCTGCCGGCCGATCATCAATCGGCGTGGGTGATCAATGGCGAAATACGCCTGGCCCATGTGTATGTCAGCCAGGAGCAATTTGCTCTGGGCTGCATCGCCCTGCTCGACCGCGAACCCCGGGAGATGCAACTACGGGAGCTGACCTTCCAGGATGACGAACAGCAAACCCGCCGCTTTCACCAACTGATCCAGACCAACTGGGACGAACCCGGTGAACGCCTGCTTACCAGTAGCCTGGCCAGCGCCCTGCTCGATCATGCCGTGCTGACCCAGGTCGGCCTGCGCGACGGCCTGCAACTCAAGGGCGGGCTGGCGGCGTACCAGCGGCGCCAGTTGATTGAATACATCGAACACCGGCTGGCCGAACCACTGAACATCGGCCAACTGGCCGCGCAATGCGCGCTGTCGCCTTACCACTTTGCGCGCATGTTCCGCGAAAGCTTTGGCGTACCGCCCCACCAATACCTGCTGGCCCGCCGCCTGGCCCGCGCCCGCGACCTGCTGCGCAACAGTGCACTGGCGCTGGGTGACGTGGCACTGGCCTGCGGCTTCGCCAGCGCCAGCCACTTCGCTAACCGCTTCAAACAGAACATGGGCGGCACGCCGGGGGCATACCGGACGGTGTTCAGGTAACCCCACAACCTTCTTTGTGGGAGCGGGCTTGCTCGCGATGGTATCGACGCTCTTTACCTGAACAGACCGCGTCGCCTGCATCGCAGGCAAGCCAGCTCCCACAGGTATAGCTGTGCCACATTAACTGCGGCGTGCTGGTTCATTGTGGGAGCGGCCTTAGAACTCCAAAGTGCTGGAGAGCGTGAACTGTCGTGCATCGCCGATGGAGACGAACGTGCGGCTGGCCGCCGAGGTGTAGTAAGTGCGGTCGAAGAGGTTTTTGACGTTGACCTGAAACTTGACCTTTTGCCCTTCGATTTTTGTGTCGTAGGTGGCAAAGGCATCGGCCACGGTGTAGCCCGGCAGGTCGAAGTCGTTCAGGGCATCCCCCGCCCGTTCGCCTACATAGCGCGCGCCCGCGCCAACGCGCAGCTTGTCACCGCCCACGATGTTGCCAAAGTCGTACACCGCCGACAGCGAGCCGCTGTTCTTGGCCACGTTCTGCAGGCGCATACCCTGGTAGGTGGTGTCTTTGGTCACTTCGGCATCGGTGTAGGCGTAGCTGCCGATCAGGCTCCACTGGTCGGTCAACTGACCGCTGACGTCCAGTTCCAGGCCCCGGGAACGCACTTCACCCGCTGCCGAGTAGGCAGTGACATCGTCCACCGTGGAGGACACCAGCACATTGCGCTTTTTGATGTCGTACAAGGCCAGAGTGCCGGTGATGCGACCCGGGATATCCAGCTTGGCCCCCAGTTCCCAGGATTTCGACTGCTCCGGCGCGATGGAGGAGTCCAGTACCACGCCGCCCGTCAGCGGAGCGATCGAGGAGTTGGGCTTGAACGATTCGGTATAGCTGCCGTAGAACGACAGTTCATCGGTGTAGCGGTACACCAGCCCGGCCCGCGGGATCCATTTCACCCCGTTGGTATCGGTGCTGGCCTTGAACGGAATGCTTTTGCCCGCCAGTTGGTCGTACTTCTGAAAGCGCGCACCCGCCACCAGAACCCATTGGTCGGTGAGATGGATCGAGTCCTGGGCGAACAGCGAGTCGCTGCGCAGCAGATCGGTCTGGTTGCTGTCGCTGGCGCTCACCGTGGTACCGGCGACTTCATTGCCGTACACCGGGTTTTCGTAGTTGAAGGTGGACTGGCTGTCCTGGCGGATCAGCTCGGCACGGTAGATCTTGCGGTATTCGTCGTCCACGCCAAACACCAGGTCATGCTGCATGCCAGCAGCCTGAACCTTGCCCTGCAAGCTAACGGTGCTGAAGCGGTCGGTGGTGATGGCGCCCTTGGTGCCGTCCATTTTGCGCGTCAGGGTGCCGTCGGAGTTGACCTTGGTGACGCGAACCTGGCTTGCGTCGTAGGTTTCGCGGTTCCAGCTGTAGCCGAAATGGGCTTTCCAGTCGTCGTTGAGGTCGTGATCGACTTCAAGGCGGTACAGGTCCGAGCGCCCTTCCATATTGTTGAACGGCTCGTCCAGGCGGCGGGTGGCCGGAATGTCCAGCGGATGGTTGGTCGCCGGATTGATGGCCGTGCCACGGTCGAACGGGGTCAGAAATTCGCGATGCTCATAGGCCAGCAGCACCTGGATGTTGTCGCCATACCAGGCCAGCGACGGCGCGATCAGGGTTTCGCGATGCACACCAAAATTGCGCCAGTAATCTTCGTCTTCATGGTCGATGATCATCCGGTAGGCCAGCCCCGAATCACCCAGCGGCCCGGTGCTGTCGAGGCTGCCACCGCCGCCGTTTTTGCCGGCGCCGTAGGTTGAACCGCGCACGGTCACCGCGTTGTACTGCTCCAGCTGCGGCTTTTTGCTGACCACGTTGACGACACCGCCCGGGTCCTGAATGCCGTAGAGCAACGAGGCCGGGCCCTTGAGCACCTCGACCCGCTCGGTGGCAGCGTTCATGGCCCGGCCCTGCACCAGCGGCATGCCGTCGCGCATGATCGAGCCGTCGCGGTTGTCGCCAAAGCCGCGCTTCATCACCGAATCCTGGGTGCTGCCCAGGGTGTTGCCCTGGGTGATGCCGCTGATGTTGTTCAGCGCATCATCCAGATTGCGCGGCGCCTGGTCGCGGATCACCTGGGCGGCGACCACGTTGATGGTTTGCGGCACTTCCATGGACGAGCCCGTGCCGCGCATCACTGAGGCGGTGGCGGGCGGCTGGTAGCTGGTGTCGGTTGAGGCCAGCGAGGTAATGCTGGTGGCCCCCAGGTTCAGGGCGCCTGCCGTGGGCTGTGGTTCGAGGGCAAAGGTGTTGGCGTCGGTGCGGCGCACGTTGAAGCCCGACTGCGCGAGCAACTGCTGCAAGGCCTGGTCAGCGCTCATGCGCCCCTTGAGCGCCGGCGCTTGCAGGCCAAAGGGGGCTTCGTCGGTGTAGACCACGCTCAGGCCGGTCAGCCGGGAAAAGTCATTGAGCGCCTGGGGCAGCGGTTTGGCCGGCTGGTTGAAATCAAACAATGCACCAACCTGCTGTTGCGGCGACTCAGCAGCCATTGCCGTGTAAAGCGGGTTGAGCGCCAGCCCGGCCATCACGAATGCAGAAGCTCCCAACCACTGTTTCACCGAACTTGCCCTGGACTTCATGCTCATGACCTGTGTGTTGACCTGATACGGAATACGAATTTTTCGCATTTTCAAGCACTACACGGATGGGGCCGGGGTTTACCTCACCACGCAATGAAAAAAAATCCGGGATGCCACCACAGGCCGCCTGCGGGAAAACGGTGGGAGCGGGCTTGCTCGCGATAGCATCGATACGGTTTTCCAGTTAGACCGAGTTGATTCAATCGCGAGCAAGCCCGCTCCCACAGGGATATGTGGAGGGCGCGTCAACGCAACACAATCAGCCCGAGCACGTTGTGTTGTTCAAACCCGAGCACGCCCTGCAATGAATTGAGCACCGCCTGCGGGTCCTGGCTAGGGAAACTGCCGCTGATCTTCCTGGCTCCCAACTCACTGTTGAGCAGCACAATCTGGCCCGGGTAATAACGTTTGAGATCGGCGACAACATCAACCAGCGGGGTTTTGTAATAGCTCAGCCAGCCCGAGCGCCAGCCCAGGCGGGCCTGGCTGTCAACGTGATGCACCGTATCGGTCACACCTGCGTCGTAGGCTATTTGTTGATCGGCTGTAAGGATCTGCTGCGCTGCATTCTTGCCGGCCTTGACCCCTACCCGCCCGGACAACACCGTGACTTGCGCGCCTCCCGGTTGCAGGCGTACTTCAAACTCGGTGCCCAGTACCCGTGCTTCACCCCCGTCGGCATCCACTACAAAGGGCTCGCCGGTGTGGGTGACGTGAAAAAAGGCCACGCCGCGGCGCAACTGCACATGGCGCTCGCCGCCACTGAAGTTCACCGCAATGGCGCTGTCGGCATCCAGCGTGACCTGCGATTGATCGGCCAGCACCACAGTGCGAACTTGCCCCGGCGCACTCACATAGTCCGCGCCCAGATCGTCCACCCAGCGCGCCGGCTGCCAACCGGCAAACACACCGACCATCAGCAGCAAACACGCGGCAACCGCCAACCCGCCAGACCAATGCCGCAGGCGGCCGCGCCGGGACTTGTCCATTGCCGACAGGTAACGCTGCATGGCCAGCGACTCTTCGTCGGCCAGGGTGGCACCGGCTACCTCGCTCAACTCCCACACTACCTGGGCCTGGGCATAGGCCTCGGCGTGGGCCGGGTCAGCCAGCAGCCAGCGACTGAAAGTGGCCTGATCGCCGCTGTCCGGCTGATCGTGCAGCACACTGAGCCATGCCAGTGCGGCGCGCTCTTGCTCGGCAGTAACGGCAACTCTTGAACGACTGATCACAACGCGGTCCCTGATGACGGCTCTCGCAGGCTGGCCTTGCAGGCCTCCAGGGCGCGCATCATATGTTTTTCGACGGCACTTTGGGACACACCCATGACCTTGGCGATCTCGGCATAGGTGCGACCGTGAATGCGGTTGAGCAAAAAAATATGCCGCGTGCGCTCGGGCAGGCTGCGCAGGGCCGCCTCGACCTGGCGCAAGTCATTACCGGCTTCTAGGGCGGCCTGGGGCTCACAGCTGTTGGCGTCGGGTTCGGGTTGCCAGTGATGGCTGACCCGCTCGCGCGTGCCTTCGCTGCGCAAATGGTCAATGGCAATGTTGCCCGCACAACGCAGCAGATAGGTGCTCAGCTCTTCAACCTGCACCAGTGGCCGCCGCCAAAAACGCAGGAACAGATCCTGCACCAGATCGGCAGCCGTGGCCCGGCAACCCACGCGGCGGCTCACCAACGCTTCCATTTGCGCACGCTGGGTCAAAAACACCTGCAGAAAATGCGCTCGTCCCTGGCGCGGTTCACTGTGGGGGCCATCCTTGAGTTCGGGTGGGGTCATGGAGATCGATGCGCAGGTCAAAAGGAAAGCGATACTAATGATAAATATTCTCATATGCAAAAGCAGATGACGGGCTGCGTGACGACCATTGATAAGTGGTGATTGCTCAATGCAATAAGCCACTACTACAATGCGAACAATTCTTGTTCTCTAAAGCGTTATTCAGCGCAGCCGGAGTGGTCGTTGTCGCAGTCAAACACCGTCGAGGTTCTGTATCAGGACCATCACAGCTGGCTCACGGGCTGGTTGCGGCGCAAGCTCGGTTGCCCGCAGAGTGCCGCCGACCTGGCCCAGGACACGTTCATGCGCCTGCTGACCGCGCGCGAGACCCCACCCCTGAACGAACCCCGGGCGTTTTTGACCGTGGTGGCCAAGCGCGTACTGTTCAACCACTACCGCCGCCAGGACCTGGAGCGTGCTTACCTGCAGGCCCTGGCCGGGATGCCCGAGCAGGTCGCCCCCAGTGAAGAAGAACGCGCGATCATCCTGCAAACCCTGATGGAGCTTGACCAGTTGCTCGACGGCCTGCCCTCTCCGGTCAAACGGGCCTTTTTGCTGGCCCAGGTCGATGGTTTGAGCTACGCCGAAATTGGCGCTCAACTGGGCATCTCGATTGCCACGGTCAAACGTCACTTGAGCAAGGCAGCCCTGCGCTGCTACTTCGCCCTGTGAACGGTGCATTCAACGCACCGCCCGACATCGGCGCGGCGGTGGCCGAACAAGCAGTCAGCTGGCTGGTAGAAATGCAGGGCGGCGCACTCAGCCCCAGGCGCCAGCAGGCCTGGGAGCAATGGCTGCACGCCCATGCTGAACATCAGCGGGCGTGGGAGCATATCCAGCGCATCAACCAGCGCTTGCGCGGTTTATCGTCGCCACTGGCCCATGCGGCCTTGAACGCGCCTAAAAGCAGCAGCCGCCGTCAGGCATTGAAGCTGTTGCTGCTTTTAGGCGCTGGCTCGGCGCTGACCTGGGGCCTGCGCGAGCAGTTGCCCGTCACCCCGCTGCTGGCAGACTTCAGCAGCCCGGTGGGGCAGCGGCGCAACGTGCAACTGCAAGACGGCAGCCAGGTCCAGCTCAACACCGCCAGCGCGGTCGATGTGCAGTTTGATGAACAGCAGCGGGTGATCCGCCTGCTCGAAGGCGAAATGCTGCTGACTGCCGCCCGGGATTCTCGCCCTCTGCTGGTGCGTACCGCCCACGGCACCTTGCAACCCCAGGCGGCGCGCCTGAATGTGCGCCAATTTGGCGACCGTACTGAAATCGCCGTGTTCGAGGGGCGGGTTGCGTTGATGCCAACGGCGCATACGGGCAGTGCATTGTGGGTCGAACCGCACCAGCAACTGAGCTTCAACCGCCAGGCCTGGAATGCTCCACGCCCGCTCGATGCCGGGAGCGGGGCGTGGGCTGACGGCATGCTGGTTGCTGCGCATATGCGCCTGGCAGACTTTCTCGCCGAACTGGGTCGCTATCGCCGTGGCCAGCTCAACTGCGATCCGAAGGTTGCCGACCTGCT harbors:
- a CDS encoding DMT family transporter translates to MNLFLYVMTVLIWGTTWIALKLQLGVVAIPVSIVYRFGLAALVLFAVLLLSRKLQVMNRRGHLICLAQGLCLFCVNFMCFLTASQWVTTGLIAVVFSTATLWNALNARIFFKQKIARNVIAGGALGMFGLGLLFWPELSGHAATPHIALGLGLALIGTLCFSAGNMLSSLQQKAGLKPLTTNAWGMLYGAGMLAVYCALRGIPFDMEWNTRYIGSLLYLVIPGSVIGFTAYLTLVGRMGPERAAYCTVLFPLVALNVSAFAEGYQWTPPALAGLVLVMLGNVLVFRKPKPVALSAKLA
- a CDS encoding helix-turn-helix domain-containing protein; its protein translation is MPAFDTLQVFQSMNSSPNARLEHSAELGEGMAAALWTNHHDAREYEAPTHHTLSCYISGGTGTFRREQPGAKGSPGKLCVLPADHQSAWVINGEIRLAHVYVSQEQFALGCIALLDREPREMQLRELTFQDDEQQTRRFHQLIQTNWDEPGERLLTSSLASALLDHAVLTQVGLRDGLQLKGGLAAYQRRQLIEYIEHRLAEPLNIGQLAAQCALSPYHFARMFRESFGVPPHQYLLARRLARARDLLRNSALALGDVALACGFASASHFANRFKQNMGGTPGAYRTVFR
- a CDS encoding TonB-dependent siderophore receptor, which encodes MKSRASSVKQWLGASAFVMAGLALNPLYTAMAAESPQQQVGALFDFNQPAKPLPQALNDFSRLTGLSVVYTDEAPFGLQAPALKGRMSADQALQQLLAQSGFNVRRTDANTFALEPQPTAGALNLGATSITSLASTDTSYQPPATASVMRGTGSSMEVPQTINVVAAQVIRDQAPRNLDDALNNISGITQGNTLGSTQDSVMKRGFGDNRDGSIMRDGMPLVQGRAMNAATERVEVLKGPASLLYGIQDPGGVVNVVSKKPQLEQYNAVTVRGSTYGAGKNGGGGSLDSTGPLGDSGLAYRMIIDHEDEDYWRNFGVHRETLIAPSLAWYGDNIQVLLAYEHREFLTPFDRGTAINPATNHPLDIPATRRLDEPFNNMEGRSDLYRLEVDHDLNDDWKAHFGYSWNRETYDASQVRVTKVNSDGTLTRKMDGTKGAITTDRFSTVSLQGKVQAAGMQHDLVFGVDDEYRKIYRAELIRQDSQSTFNYENPVYGNEVAGTTVSASDSNQTDLLRSDSLFAQDSIHLTDQWVLVAGARFQKYDQLAGKSIPFKASTDTNGVKWIPRAGLVYRYTDELSFYGSYTESFKPNSSIAPLTGGVVLDSSIAPEQSKSWELGAKLDIPGRITGTLALYDIKKRNVLVSSTVDDVTAYSAAGEVRSRGLELDVSGQLTDQWSLIGSYAYTDAEVTKDTTYQGMRLQNVAKNSGSLSAVYDFGNIVGGDKLRVGAGARYVGERAGDALNDFDLPGYTVADAFATYDTKIEGQKVKFQVNVKNLFDRTYYTSAASRTFVSIGDARQFTLSSTLEF
- a CDS encoding FecR family protein, whose product is MISRSRVAVTAEQERAALAWLSVLHDQPDSGDQATFSRWLLADPAHAEAYAQAQVVWELSEVAGATLADEESLAMQRYLSAMDKSRRGRLRHWSGGLAVAACLLLMVGVFAGWQPARWVDDLGADYVSAPGQVRTVVLADQSQVTLDADSAIAVNFSGGERHVQLRRGVAFFHVTHTGEPFVVDADGGEARVLGTEFEVRLQPGGAQVTVLSGRVGVKAGKNAAQQILTADQQIAYDAGVTDTVHHVDSQARLGWRSGWLSYYKTPLVDVVADLKRYYPGQIVLLNSELGARKISGSFPSQDPQAVLNSLQGVLGFEQHNVLGLIVLR
- a CDS encoding RNA polymerase sigma factor, translated to MTPPELKDGPHSEPRQGRAHFLQVFLTQRAQMEALVSRRVGCRATAADLVQDLFLRFWRRPLVQVEELSTYLLRCAGNIAIDHLRSEGTRERVSHHWQPEPDANSCEPQAALEAGNDLRQVEAALRSLPERTRHIFLLNRIHGRTYAEIAKVMGVSQSAVEKHMMRALEACKASLREPSSGTAL
- a CDS encoding sigma-70 family RNA polymerase sigma factor, which encodes MSQSNTVEVLYQDHHSWLTGWLRRKLGCPQSAADLAQDTFMRLLTARETPPLNEPRAFLTVVAKRVLFNHYRRQDLERAYLQALAGMPEQVAPSEEERAIILQTLMELDQLLDGLPSPVKRAFLLAQVDGLSYAEIGAQLGISIATVKRHLSKAALRCYFAL
- a CDS encoding FecR domain-containing protein; this encodes MNGAFNAPPDIGAAVAEQAVSWLVEMQGGALSPRRQQAWEQWLHAHAEHQRAWEHIQRINQRLRGLSSPLAHAALNAPKSSSRRQALKLLLLLGAGSALTWGLREQLPVTPLLADFSSPVGQRRNVQLQDGSQVQLNTASAVDVQFDEQQRVIRLLEGEMLLTAARDSRPLLVRTAHGTLQPQAARLNVRQFGDRTEIAVFEGRVALMPTAHTGSALWVEPHQQLSFNRQAWNAPRPLDAGSGAWADGMLVAAHMRLADFLAELGRYRRGQLNCDPKVADLLISGTYPVDDSERVLDLLAVSLPVRIKRFTRYWVTVEARV